The genomic region TCTTCTTACCAAAGACCTCAACTGCGTCATCTATGGCGTGGATATATCTTTCCCAGCTGTGCATGCTTCTCACGGGTTTTCCTCTCACGGCATCAAATACCCTCTTGCTAGCAGCGTCTATGGCAACGTCTATCATGTTTCCACCTGCCTCCTTCATCTTGCGCATATCGTCCTTGCTTGTGTAGGTGGCTGTAACTAACTCGGAGATTTGAAGTTCTATTCCCTTCTCCCTGATTCTCCTTGTTATCTCCACAGAGTCGGGAGATGCCCTGGGATGAGCTAGTTGGCCAACGCAGATCCTCTGTAGTCCGTAGTTCGGATCTCCCTGTCTCTCCTTTATCCTATCAAGGACTGCATCCAAGGGACGCAATGGCCACTCCACCCTTATTAGGGTCTTGCACTCAGGGCCTTGGCTGACCTCCCTGGCTTGACCGCAATAGATGCAGTTTGCCTTACAACCATCTGGATAGTACTGGAGAAGGTTTATGGTAGTGTTCAGAGCTCCCTTCAGAAACTTTCCGGGTGAAAAACCTAGTACCATGTCTGCCCCGAAGCTGAGCCTTACCCAATCAGGACTGCTTATGGATTTTACTTCATTTATTCTCAGATTCATAGGGACACCCGTAATAGGAAGTCATGTATCACATTGCCACAACATGCGTGGCTAAGAACCACCTCCCTCCTCCCCATGGCGTATTCTATGGTCTCTTGCGAGGGGAAAGCCATACCGTCTATTCCCTGATCTACTGCCATTTTCTCCACATCAAGGTAGGCTTTCCCCCTAGGTCTGGCACAGCCTAACATAACGGGGGAGGAGAAGAGCTCGCGAGCCCTCATGAGAACCTTTCCTAACTCCTCCGGGGAGGGTTCCTTGACTCCCCTGTAGGGGGTTCCTACCAGGGGCATCAGGCCCACAACAATCACGGCATCCGGATTAACTTCCTGCAGGAGTTCCAGTGCGTGAAGATCTCCTTCTACTCCCCTCTTGCTAAGTCCAACTATTACGTGAGGCGCAATCTTTATTCCTACCTCCTTAAGGTACTTAAAGGAGTTAAGATAGTCGTCAATCGTGAAGGGTTGACCTAAAACTTCGTTTATGGTCTCTTGGTCCCCGACCATATCCAGTAAGGCAATCTTTACCCCGCTATCCCTGAACCTCTTAGCTATTTCTCTGGATTTCACAACTCCAGTGTGAGCTATCACAGTGACGTTTGGGTACTTCTTGAGGACGTCGCTATACTTCCACACGGGGACGTCCCCCCTTGGTGAAGATCCTCCAGACAGGATTACGCCCTTGTGGCCTGCCTTACTGACGCTTTCAAGTATTTTCTCGAACTTCTCTCTCGTGGATCCGTCCTCCATTCCCTCAAGGACCCTAGTTTCGCAATGTTTGCAACTAAAGGCGCAGGATGTGCCTGTCACGGAGATGGGTTTCCATCCTTCCTCCGAGCTAAGGTAATCAGTCTCGTACCTCTTAAGTGATGGGGCATAGAAGAATATGGGTTTCATCTCACTAATCCCTCCAGAAATTGAATAAGTTGCTCCTTGTCCACCCCTAGAAACTTAACCCCTTGAAACCAATCCGAAACCTCTTTCCTAAGGTCCTCCACCCTGGACCACTTCAACCTAGCCTCAAGGTCGTAAATGCTCCTCCTAGGCTCAACGAAGAAGTCTCCCGTGATTAGAACCGACTGTATTAGTCCCTTCCCCGCCATCTTAACCTGAACCCTGAAGAGCCCTCCCGGAAGCTTAATCTCTCCCTGCCTAACGTCCTCCCCTTCCAAGGTTTTCCTTAGACCGAAAACCCACTCCTGCGATCTATACTTTAACTCGAGTTCCCTGATATTTTCTTCCTCTCTGGGTAAGTATTTCCCGTCGAGAAGTTCCACACCAAGCGACTCTTGAAAGGCTAATCTAGCCTCCTTTATGAGTTCCTCCATGGGAACAGAGAAACCCAGTTCCCTATTTAACCAGGTTATTCTCTCCCTGAAGTCCTTTGAGACCTTGTCCTTCATCTTCTCGGTGCTCAACTTTAGCGTATCCACCATGGCCTGTACATCAAAGTCCAGTAGAATAGTTCCAGTCACCGAGATGTACTTCCCCACGGAGAACGCTCCCAAACCTGAAATCTTTCTACCATTTATTTCAACGTCGTTTTTAGGCCTGAAATTAGCCTTGATCCCAAACCTTGAGAGGGTTGATATGACAGCGTCAGCCGAGCGCTTAATAGCCGATTCCACTGAGCCTCCCAAAAGTGATGACTCCGAATATATCTCCCAGCCCAGCTGATCGGGGCCCATGATAATTGTTCCTCCGCCCGTAGGTCTTCTACCCACATCCCATCCCCTCTCCCTTACCTTATCCAAGTTAACCTCCTGCTCTGCAGACTGGTGATATCCCAAGAGGACAGCAGTGGGATCAAAGATTACAAATCTGAGGATGGGATCTGATCCCTCAGCAACGGAATCCAGTAGGGCCTCCTCGCCGGCAAGGATCTTGTGCTGAGGTCCCCTCTCTACAATAAACCTAAAATTGGGCATTTCGTTTACTTAATGTAGGATATTATATATAAAGATTTTCCCCAAAAAACTTATTATAAGTATCTTTTTACTTTTTGTTTATTTTAAGCAAGGGGTGGCAATAGTTTAGGGTGAAGGTGTCAACAAGGTATTTTTTAAGGTAAGACTAGGGAAAGGCGTGATAAACGTTATAGGGATACTGGTGACCGTGGGTTTAATCGCTATAGCTCACGGCCTCGAACCAGATCACATCTCGTCAGCAAGGTTGGTTAAAAAGAGTAGGAAACTGGTGGAGATGGCAGTATTTCACTCTGCAGGTTTCGCCTTGATAGCAGTCCCAATTTCTCTCGTTCTAATCTACTTTAGTTACGCGAAAGCTGAGATAGAGGTAGCGTCTGACCTAGTGGGGATAATATTTGGCGTTCTTCTCTTGGTTTCAGGAATATTCGGAATGGAGTTTGAAGTTGAACCCAAGAGTACAGGCCTTCTTCAGGGCATGTTTAACGTTACCCCTTCCAAGATAGTTACCATAATTCTGGCCATGAATACTGGGTCAATCCCTCTAGGAGCGGGAGTGATAGCCTGGTTCGCCGTGGTGACTAGCCTCTCAATCATACTTGTTGGTGTGATAACCTTGCGTGTGCCTAGAAACCTCGATAGGGTACTGGACGTCATTATTGGAACCATAACCATTGCGTTCTTCATTTTCCTGCTGAGCGAAAGGTAACCTGTATCCCTTCAAATACCGTGTAAAATTCGATATTTGAATTGGAAACAAGTATTAACTTTTAAAATGTTAGACCCTTATATGAATTGATGGAAGAAAGCCAGATAAGATATGTGTTAACCAACTTCAAGAGAATCGCTACAATTGGATTTTCCAAGGATCCAGAGAAACCATCGCACAGGGTTCCCAAGTTTCTCATGGAACATGGATACGTAGTTTACCCCGTGAATCCCACTGTAACAGAGATCCTCGGAAGGAAGTCCTATCCTTCACTCAAGGATATCGAGGATGAGATAGAAGTTGTTCAGGTGTTTAGGCCCTCAAAGGATGTCCCTGTAATTATTGACCAAGTACTGGATAGGAAGAGGGAAAGAAATGACGTAAAGGCGATCTGGCTCCAAGAGGGAATAAGGGATGATAAATCCGCCGAGAGGGCCAGGGCCGAAGGTCTGATAGTTATCCAGGATAAGTGCATGTACAAGGAGTACGTAAAACTCTTTGGAGAATAATGTCGCGGTTTTGGGATGATGTCTGAAAAAATAGAAAAAGTTTTTAATGGACATACTTTATAAATATTTATGATGGAAGCTTTCGACACGTTCAAGGACACATTAAAAGAAAGGAAAGAGAGCATAAGATGTTGCTATAAGATTAGCGATACCGACGTTGAGTGCCTGTTTAAACTAATTGAACTTGGCGAGCCAAAGACGTCAGTGGAGCTCGGAAAGATAATGGGGCTAAGTAAGACTACGGTGGAAAATAGTATGAAGAAGCTAATAGAACTTGGATTAGTTGAAAGGATCAAGGTTGATGGCAAGAAGATTGGAAGGCCAAAATTCCTTTACGTCATTTCAGACAGCTTTCAGGAGAGAGTCAAAGCGGACCTCAAGAGATGTGCTGAAAAAATACTGTCAGCAACCTCCTAACTCCTGGACTTTACCTTCATTTCCGGATGAGGATCTCTTTTCGAGAACTAGGGTGTAGGTTCCATTCTGAGAAACGTGCTCTATAACCTTGCAATCCATCAACTTAACAGCCTCCATTATCATGTCGTCGCATTTGGGATCCTTAAACATGACCTTTAGCCTGCCCTCTTTCATTTTCATTAACTTTGCAGCTACTTTCATGAATGGTTCAGGACATTCTAGATCCAAAAGATTTAGCTCCTCCATGCAACTTAATGAATCCCAAAAAGCTAAAAAGTCTTCTTAATCATGAGAGAAACCATGAAAGTTGTATGTCCTGTCTGCAACAGGCTATTTGAAGCTGAATGCACTCCCTATCAGCAAAAGTATGAGGAAACTGTATACTATTTTGATACTGAGATATGCCAGCTCACTTTTATGAGAGAGCCCGAGAGATTCCGCTACAAGTGCCCTAAGGCTTCGGAAAGCTCTTGAGCTCTGCAGGAGTTAGACCACTAAAGAGCTGAGCGCAGTACTCGAAGTCCTTTACTATCTTATCAGTAAGAGCTTCCGCATCAACTGCTTTATATATGTACCTAGGCCTGCCTCCCTTAGATCCTTGATCCTTAACCCTCTCCACGAATCCAATGGAGATTAATTTATTCACCGACCTATTTATGGACGCCTTGCTGAGCTTCAACACTGAGGCTAAATCATCCTCGGTCTTTGGTCCCATATTTATCAGTGCCTTAAGTATCTGAAAATCCGTGTCAGATATATCGTAGCAGAAGCTTAGTGCCTCCACCAATCCTACTTCCCTTCCGGAAGGGAGTCTAGCTTTTAATTTTTGGACTTCCATTCTAACTCACATAATATGTGGTAAAAACGTATATATAAATCTTTGCTTATTTTAGCAAAAATGTATCTCGTGATTATTGCAAGAATAAAATATTCAGATCAAGCCCAAAGCCCCCTCTTCATGTCCTCGAGCTTAGTAAACAGTGATATCTGAAAGTATCTCATTACCTCAATTGTAAAGTTTATAGCTTCCTGGTCAGGCATTTGAGATATTTTATTTCTAAGTTCGTTAACGAACCTAGTCATATCGTTGAAAGTTTGTTTAGTCAACTCGTACTTGGATAGGTCTAAGATTTGAATCAGTTCCTCCTTGGTCTTAGCCTGCTTTATGGCGTTATACATTTGCATCACGACGCCTTTCCCGGTTTTCCCAAACAGAGCTTCCTCTGGATTTCGCAGCCACCTGGCATATGTGGCTGCAAGTTTTTTAGCCTCATTCTCCTTGCTTTCCATTAACTTATTTTCGTTTCATATTATTTAAAAAAGCATGAAGTCCCTTTTCCTGGTATCTGGTGGTCTCGATTCAACAGCGGGAATGTACAGGTTCAGGGAAATGGATTACGATTGCATGACTATCGATTACGGTCAGAGAGCATTCAAGGAGCAAGTGAAGTACGCGAGGATTAACTGCGAGAAACTTGGAAAGAGATTAATCGAGGTGAACATGAAAAAGGTGGGAGATCGTTTTAGAGAAGGGAAGTCCCTTATTCCGCATGAACCCATCAGGCACAGGAATGCCGTGACCATCCCCTTCGCCCTAACATATGCCTCGGAAATGGGTTACTCGGCTGTTTACGTTTTCACAGTGAGTGAGGAGTGCCAGTATGAATCAAATAAGCCTGAGATTATATCTGCTCTACGGAAACTTGCCGAGGCTCTCCGCATAGGTCTGATCTTCCCATTCTTGGGGCTATCCAAAGCCCACGTCTTGAGGATGGGGATTGAGCATGGTATGGATCCCCTGAATACCTATTCATGCCTACTAGGTCATAGGGCTCATTGCGGAAGATGTTCCCAATGCGAGTCGAGAAAAATGGCATTTAAGATCGCAGGAGTAGATGATAAGACCAAGTACCTATGGCAGTAATTTCAGCCTTTCTAGAGAACTTAGAACCTCGTTAAGATTCTTACCCTGAATGAAAGGACTGTACCTAGAACAATCTGCCCTTCTCACCACACATACTACCTTTATTCTGGAGTCGTAGAATCTCGCTGAAAGGAGATCCAGAGGAGACGAGCCTATAATCACTAAGTTCAGGGGATCCAGCCCGTTCTCCGTTACAAGCCTCTCCGTTGGTTCCTTGGATGGCTTAGTTCTTCCTGTGTTACACACAAATTTCTCGGCCAGCCCCACTTTCCTCAATATCTCTTGAGTGTCTTCACATGAGTAAGGGGAGAGAAGGTAAATCCGAGCCCTAGACCTAACCTTCTCGTAAAACCCAGGCCAATCTACGTTCACTCTAGTGGTCATGGGGACTGGTACATTACCGCCCTTGTAATTGGAATAGAGGGAATCCGTCGTATCCACATCTAGGACGATACCGTCAAGCCATATCCCAAAATCCATGGGTTTTTTAATAAATTAAGATTTATAAGTATTGATTACCGTAAATTCCACATGCAAATAAATGGCTTTTCATTCCCTGATGACCTTCTCTACGATCCGGAGAAACATGTGTGGGCAAAGCTAGAGGGTAACATTCTAACTCTTGGTGTTACAGACTTAGGACAATACATGACTGGAAAGATATTCCAGGTATCTGCTAAAAACGTGGGAGATAAGATCAATCCTAGGACGCCAGTATTCACGGTGGAAAGCGCCAAGTGGATAGGTAAGTTCAGGTTTCCGGTCCATGGCGAGGTGATAGAGGTAAATAGAAAGGTTTTGGATAACGCTAGCTTGCTTAACGATGATCCATACGGGAGTTGGATTGTGAAGATCAGGGTTGACGAGATGGACAGGAATGCCTTCAAGCCCTTAAGTGAAGTGAAGGAGATATTCGAAAAGGAGGCCAGCAGAATTGCTAAGTGACAAGGAGGTAGTGCTTCAGGCTATTGAGATGGTAGGTAAATGGGATGTGATGCTTGCTGGAATAAATGGCAATGAAATACTTATTGTCTCGAAGAGGGAGTGCCCTAACTCTCTGTCCATAGATGGTAGAAATCTTAATGTTAAGAGGTATGATCCAGATACCTACATCAATATTCTCCAGGAAGACGAGAACGTTTTTAGAAATTACAAGGTATATTACTTCGTCAAGGTCTACATGAGGAAAATTCTAGATCTCCTCGCCTATTTAGAGGTCTCAAGACTCTCTATGGACTTTAAGACGTTAGAGTAATCCCTTGACAGGGATATATACAGGAAGATTGATAGAAAGGTGTAATAGAGCGCAACTAATTCGATTCCGTAGATCAGTCCTAGGTCCATCAGTTCGGCGTCATAGGGCAACAAGATCACAAGGGCCAAGCCAAGTATGCTGATCATAATCATGACCCTTACCTGAAAAGATATTGTCAATATTCTCGAAATTGTCCTATGGGCCTTCTCGAACCTGTTGATGCTATCCCCGATCTCACTAAGCTGGCT from Metallosphaera sedula DSM 5348 harbors:
- a CDS encoding radical SAM protein yields the protein MNLRINEVKSISSPDWVRLSFGADMVLGFSPGKFLKGALNTTINLLQYYPDGCKANCIYCGQAREVSQGPECKTLIRVEWPLRPLDAVLDRIKERQGDPNYGLQRICVGQLAHPRASPDSVEITRRIREKGIELQISELVTATYTSKDDMRKMKEAGGNMIDVAIDAASKRVFDAVRGKPVRSMHSWERYIHAIDDAVEVFGKKNAGIHLIIGLGETEQEAVSLMLYAHSRGAKISLFAFYPEESTPMENRKPVPVHVYRRMQISRWLIENDLVKPEDFVFDEKGQLVDINLSSDITLQELSGAFLTSGCPGCNRPYSNERPGDRLRNIPWYPNEKQTLNAIKSSRLPLAKRFLN
- a CDS encoding radical SAM protein is translated as MKPIFFYAPSLKRYETDYLSSEEGWKPISVTGTSCAFSCKHCETRVLEGMEDGSTREKFEKILESVSKAGHKGVILSGGSSPRGDVPVWKYSDVLKKYPNVTVIAHTGVVKSREIAKRFRDSGVKIALLDMVGDQETINEVLGQPFTIDDYLNSFKYLKEVGIKIAPHVIVGLSKRGVEGDLHALELLQEVNPDAVIVVGLMPLVGTPYRGVKEPSPEELGKVLMRARELFSSPVMLGCARPRGKAYLDVEKMAVDQGIDGMAFPSQETIEYAMGRREVVLSHACCGNVIHDFLLRVSL
- a CDS encoding lipoyl protein ligase domain-containing protein, whose translation is MPNFRFIVERGPQHKILAGEEALLDSVAEGSDPILRFVIFDPTAVLLGYHQSAEQEVNLDKVRERGWDVGRRPTGGGTIIMGPDQLGWEIYSESSLLGGSVESAIKRSADAVISTLSRFGIKANFRPKNDVEINGRKISGLGAFSVGKYISVTGTILLDFDVQAMVDTLKLSTEKMKDKVSKDFRERITWLNRELGFSVPMEELIKEARLAFQESLGVELLDGKYLPREEENIRELELKYRSQEWVFGLRKTLEGEDVRQGEIKLPGGLFRVQVKMAGKGLIQSVLITGDFFVEPRRSIYDLEARLKWSRVEDLRKEVSDWFQGVKFLGVDKEQLIQFLEGLVR
- a CDS encoding CoA-binding protein; this translates as MEESQIRYVLTNFKRIATIGFSKDPEKPSHRVPKFLMEHGYVVYPVNPTVTEILGRKSYPSLKDIEDEIEVVQVFRPSKDVPVIIDQVLDRKRERNDVKAIWLQEGIRDDKSAERARAEGLIVIQDKCMYKEYVKLFGE
- a CDS encoding helix-turn-helix domain-containing protein, which gives rise to MMEAFDTFKDTLKERKESIRCCYKISDTDVECLFKLIELGEPKTSVELGKIMGLSKTTVENSMKKLIELGLVERIKVDGKKIGRPKFLYVISDSFQERVKADLKRCAEKILSATS
- a CDS encoding sulfurtransferase TusA family protein — its product is MEELNLLDLECPEPFMKVAAKLMKMKEGRLKVMFKDPKCDDMIMEAVKLMDCKVIEHVSQNGTYTLVLEKRSSSGNEGKVQELGGC
- the lrs14 gene encoding HTH-type transcriptional regulator Lrs14, whose protein sequence is MEVQKLKARLPSGREVGLVEALSFCYDISDTDFQILKALINMGPKTEDDLASVLKLSKASINRSVNKLISIGFVERVKDQGSKGGRPRYIYKAVDAEALTDKIVKDFEYCAQLFSGLTPAELKSFPKP
- a CDS encoding 7-cyano-7-deazaguanine synthase, translating into MKSLFLVSGGLDSTAGMYRFREMDYDCMTIDYGQRAFKEQVKYARINCEKLGKRLIEVNMKKVGDRFREGKSLIPHEPIRHRNAVTIPFALTYASEMGYSAVYVFTVSEECQYESNKPEIISALRKLAEALRIGLIFPFLGLSKAHVLRMGIEHGMDPLNTYSCLLGHRAHCGRCSQCESRKMAFKIAGVDDKTKYLWQ
- a CDS encoding aminotransferase class IV, with product MDFGIWLDGIVLDVDTTDSLYSNYKGGNVPVPMTTRVNVDWPGFYEKVRSRARIYLLSPYSCEDTQEILRKVGLAEKFVCNTGRTKPSKEPTERLVTENGLDPLNLVIIGSSPLDLLSARFYDSRIKVVCVVRRADCSRYSPFIQGKNLNEVLSSLERLKLLP
- a CDS encoding glycine cleavage system protein H, with amino-acid sequence MQINGFSFPDDLLYDPEKHVWAKLEGNILTLGVTDLGQYMTGKIFQVSAKNVGDKINPRTPVFTVESAKWIGKFRFPVHGEVIEVNRKVLDNASLLNDDPYGSWIVKIRVDEMDRNAFKPLSEVKEIFEKEASRIAK